From Echinicola soli, a single genomic window includes:
- a CDS encoding LTA synthase family protein gives MIKFWQIGVIFLFLQITLSFWEVFWIGKMHDISILSHPNILITNVLQTLKWSLYAIGIFFIIQAFLGMVFPKLSYFLLKVIFSALILTAMGLVFYFSRALVPLGADVYTYSFSDIKETVMAAGMFNFYSVMVLLVALVFFYWLFSLGKFINIKEKGALIIPGIAFFILVVLMIVPLNSSKGLTGLSYFLAENKSFFLYQESYDYFASAENIYFDFYLSSTNDENNLFHKKYVDTQYPLLHKNNYPDLLGAYFEPFDSAPDLVFVIVEGLGKAYSGPDAYLGSWTPFLDSLSDQSLYWKNNLSSTGRTFGVLPGLFGGLPFGEHGFMEATPYPKHRTLLSVLKDNDYQINYFIGSDKHFDNTDKFMQHQGVDLIVDVNKFDKDFKKSPAESNGFSWGYADKENFKNGLRKIPSTDKPQVNIFQTMSSHSPFVIPRQSYYNQKVTAYLEAKQYTHPTISLSKYQKELASIMYVDDAIREFFTDYRKRKDFDNTIFIITGDHRLPEIPMSSLIDRFHVPLLMYSTKLKRPKQMAALTTHFEVPTSLLAFLDKNYDIKAPEEVAWRGYVLDTAQQFQSNIKHALMRNKYQFRDYLNGEYFISDDVAFKISDNMNIDQIDDPSLHEKLTTEFQQYKNEDAYVIKNNAIIP, from the coding sequence TTGATTAAATTCTGGCAAATAGGCGTGATTTTCCTGTTTTTGCAAATTACTTTGAGTTTTTGGGAGGTCTTTTGGATCGGAAAAATGCATGATATCAGCATCCTTTCACATCCTAATATACTGATCACCAATGTCCTGCAAACGCTAAAATGGTCTTTGTATGCGATAGGAATATTTTTTATCATTCAAGCCTTTTTGGGAATGGTTTTTCCAAAATTGTCTTACTTTTTATTGAAAGTCATTTTTAGTGCCTTAATACTTACAGCAATGGGGCTGGTATTTTATTTTTCCCGGGCCTTAGTCCCTCTTGGTGCAGACGTATATACCTATTCGTTCAGTGATATAAAAGAGACCGTTATGGCCGCCGGCATGTTTAATTTCTATTCCGTTATGGTCCTGCTTGTGGCATTGGTCTTTTTTTATTGGCTTTTTAGTTTGGGAAAATTTATAAATATCAAAGAAAAAGGTGCGCTGATTATCCCTGGAATAGCTTTTTTTATATTGGTGGTGCTGATGATAGTTCCATTAAATTCATCCAAAGGACTTACTGGACTTTCCTATTTTCTAGCTGAGAATAAGTCCTTCTTTCTCTATCAGGAATCATATGATTACTTTGCCTCTGCAGAAAACATATATTTTGATTTTTATCTTTCATCTACCAATGATGAAAACAATTTGTTTCATAAGAAATACGTGGATACCCAATATCCACTTTTGCATAAAAACAACTACCCGGATTTACTTGGTGCATATTTTGAACCGTTTGATAGTGCTCCTGATTTGGTTTTTGTGATCGTAGAAGGGCTTGGGAAAGCCTACTCAGGGCCAGATGCTTATTTGGGAAGTTGGACACCGTTTTTGGATTCACTTAGTGACCAGAGCCTTTATTGGAAAAACAACCTTTCCAGTACCGGGCGAACCTTTGGCGTGTTACCAGGGTTATTCGGGGGATTACCTTTTGGTGAACATGGATTTATGGAAGCTACCCCCTATCCCAAGCACCGAACATTGCTTTCAGTGCTGAAAGATAATGATTACCAAATCAATTACTTTATAGGCTCAGATAAGCACTTTGACAATACAGATAAATTCATGCAACATCAAGGTGTGGACCTCATTGTGGACGTCAATAAATTTGACAAGGACTTTAAAAAATCGCCTGCTGAGTCCAATGGCTTTTCCTGGGGATACGCCGATAAAGAGAATTTTAAAAATGGTTTAAGAAAAATTCCTTCCACGGATAAGCCTCAGGTCAATATTTTCCAGACCATGTCTTCCCATTCGCCATTTGTCATTCCGAGGCAATCTTACTACAATCAAAAAGTGACAGCATACCTAGAAGCTAAACAATACACTCACCCTACCATTTCCCTCAGTAAGTATCAAAAAGAACTCGCAAGTATTATGTATGTGGATGATGCCATCAGGGAATTTTTTACGGATTATAGAAAGAGAAAAGACTTCGACAATACGATCTTTATCATCACGGGTGATCACCGCTTGCCTGAAATCCCCATGTCATCCCTGATAGACCGGTTTCATGTACCTCTTTTGATGTATTCCACAAAACTAAAAAGGCCAAAGCAGATGGCGGCTCTAACGACTCACTTCGAGGTGCCAACGAGCCTTTTGGCCTTTTTGGACAAAAATTATGACATCAAAGCACCAGAAGAAGTGGCCTGGAGAGGATATGTGCTGGACACCGCACAGCAATTCCAGTCGAATATCAAGCATGCCCTTATGCGTAACAAATATCAGTTCAGGGACTATCTCAATGGAGAATATTTCATCTCAGATGATGTAGCCTTTAAGATTTCAGATAACATGAACATTGATCAGATAGATGACCCTTCACTGCATGAAAAGCTTACTACGGAATTTCAGCAGTATAAAAATGAAGACGCTTACGTCATAAAGAATAATGCTATTATTCCATGA
- a CDS encoding YaiO family outer membrane beta-barrel protein — translation MKNSILFFVFFIVLFAHQTSGQTSFDPDKNFLEARDLALDGKRDEAIALGLEIVERYPGYSDVWILLGRVNAWEGRYDSASVYFEKAIAVSPDYEDAYNGYLDNLFWGEQYDKAQQVLDRAEEQFGSNASPGLTYRKSRLHYYREEYEEALDIAEKLYKKKADIDGLLSYISNLKRHTRNSAVGMTVDSDSFQGEISPWQTYSLYARTRLGFMGSVIARATHSHRFDAYGTQYEIDAYPSLGKNFYAYINGGFSNASFFPDYRFGTSIYWSLPKAFEFDIGYRHLKFSEITHILTASVGKYTGNWWLNLRANHVPSSNGGSISGNIQARYYFKGAEDYLMVQFSTGVSPDEEDRDLQSQLLDSYRGRLGYQQLWTPRWMGYAFLGYSYDELSPGNYRPNLNISIGTEFRF, via the coding sequence ATGAAAAATAGTATTTTATTCTTTGTTTTTTTTATCGTTTTGTTTGCGCATCAGACAAGCGGACAGACCTCTTTTGATCCAGATAAGAATTTTCTTGAGGCGAGGGATTTAGCCCTCGATGGCAAAAGAGATGAGGCGATCGCACTAGGGCTGGAGATTGTGGAGAGATATCCGGGATACAGCGATGTCTGGATACTGCTTGGAAGGGTCAATGCCTGGGAGGGAAGATATGATTCCGCTTCTGTGTATTTCGAAAAGGCCATAGCGGTGAGTCCTGACTATGAAGATGCCTATAACGGTTATTTGGATAACCTCTTTTGGGGCGAACAGTATGATAAGGCCCAACAAGTACTGGATCGAGCAGAGGAACAATTTGGAAGTAATGCATCACCTGGCTTGACTTATCGAAAGTCCAGGTTACATTATTATCGAGAGGAATACGAGGAAGCACTCGATATAGCAGAAAAGTTATACAAGAAAAAAGCAGATATCGATGGCTTATTGTCCTATATCAGTAATTTAAAACGCCATACCAGAAACAGTGCCGTTGGGATGACTGTGGATTCTGACAGTTTCCAGGGGGAGATTTCCCCTTGGCAGACTTATTCACTGTATGCAAGGACAAGATTGGGATTTATGGGTAGTGTCATTGCCAGGGCCACACATTCCCACCGTTTTGATGCTTATGGTACGCAATATGAAATCGATGCTTATCCTAGCCTGGGAAAAAACTTCTATGCGTACATCAACGGTGGCTTTAGCAATGCTTCTTTCTTTCCAGATTATCGGTTCGGGACCTCCATCTATTGGAGTTTACCGAAGGCTTTTGAGTTTGACATCGGCTATAGGCATTTGAAATTTTCTGAAATCACGCATATCCTTACCGCTTCTGTAGGCAAATATACTGGTAACTGGTGGCTAAACTTAAGAGCGAACCACGTCCCTTCTAGCAATGGAGGCTCTATAAGTGGAAATATCCAGGCGAGGTACTACTTTAAGGGAGCAGAGGATTACCTGATGGTGCAGTTCAGTACTGGCGTGAGTCCTGATGAAGAGGATAGAGACCTTCAGTCCCAGCTGCTGGATTCCTATAGGGGAAGGCTGGGATATCAGCAACTATGGACACCTAGGTGGATGGGATATGCTTTTCTAGGTTATTCGTATGATGAGCTTAGCCCAGGAAATTACCGTCCCAATCTTAACATTTCAATCGGTACAGAATTTAGATTTTAA